The DNA region TCCGGTCCTTCTCGTCGACGGGCACGATGTTGTTCCGCAGCCGGGCGAAGTAGGGATCCATGGAGGCCGCGTCCCAGCCGTCGGCTCCGGCCTCGGCCCATTCGTCCCAGTCTCCGGGCAGCGGTTTGAAGCTGATCAGCGTGTTGTGCGAGGAGCAGCCGCCGAGGACCCGGGCACGGCTGTGGCGGATGTGGGAATTGCCGCGTGGCTGCTCGGTGGTGGGGTAGTCGTAGTCGAGGTCGCCACCCAGCAGTCCGAGCCAGCGGCGGAGGGTGAGGACGTCCTCGCGGTCGATGTCGGTGGGGCCGCCCTCGATGACGGTGACGGTGACGCCGGGGTCCTCGGTGAGGCGGGAGGCGATGACCGAGCCGGCGGTTCCGCCTCCGACGATCACGTAGTCGACGGGTTCGGGGCGTGCGGTGCTGGGGGACGGTGGCATCGGTCACTGCTCCTTCTGCAAGGTGCTTGCGTGTGCGCGGCGCTGCGGACAGGCCGGGGGCGTCGGGGCGTCGTCGCTTCCGTCAGCCGGCGAACCAGCGCTGGGGGCGCGGGTTGAGGTTCTGGTAGATGTGCTTGGACTCGCGGTACTCCGCGAGCCCGGTGGGGCCGAGCTCACGGCCGGTGCCGGACTTCCCGAAGCCGCCCCACTCGGCCTGCGGGAGGTAGGGGTGGTAGTCGTTGATCCAGACGGTGCCGTGCCGCAGCCGTCCGGCGACGCGCCGGGCGCGGCCCGCGTCCGTGGTCCAGACGGCGCCCGCGAGCCCGTAGTCGGTGTCGTTGGCCAGGGTGACGGCTTCTTCCTCGCTGCGGAAGGTCTCGACGGTGAGGATCGGGCCGAAGGTCTCCTCACGGACCACCTTCATCTCCCGGTGGCAGCCGTCGAGGACGGTCGGCCGGTAGAAGTAGCCGCTCGCGGGCCGGATGTCCGAGGGCTCCGGGCGGGAGCCGCCGGAGCGGACGACCGCGCCCTCCTCGCGGGCCGACGCCACGTACGCCTCGACCTTGGCGAGCTGCTGGGCGGAGACGAGGGGGCCGCACTCGACTCCGTCGACGGTGCCCCGGCCGAGCCGGATCGCGTCGGCGCGGCGGGCGAGTTCGGTGACGAACCGGTCGCGGACGGACTCCTCGATGATGAGCCGGGCTCCGGCGGAACAGACCTGGCCGCTGTGGAAGAACGCGGCGTTCAGGGCCTGGTCGACGGCGGTGTCGAAGCCGTCCTCGGTGGCGCACGCGTCGGCGAAGACGACGTTGGGGTTCTTGCCGCCGAGTTCCAGGGCGACCTTCTTGACGGTGGGCGCGGCGGCCTGGGCCACCTTGGTGCCGCTGGCCAGGCCGCCGGTGAAGGAGACCAGGTCGACGTCGGGGTGCGCGGAGAGGCGGGCACCGACGGGGTCGCCCGCGCCGGTGACGAGGTTGGCGGCGCCGTCGGGCAGCCCCGCCTCGGCGAGCAGCCGCATCAGGTGCACGGTGGAGAGCGGGGTGACCTCGCTGGGCTTGAGCACGAAGGTGTTGCCCGCCGCGAGCGCGGGGGCGATCTTCCAGCTCGCCTGGAGCAACGGGTAGTTCCACGGGGCTATGAGGGCACAGACGCCGACCGGCTCGTGGACGACGATGCTGTGCACATCGGGATCGCCCGCGTCGACGACCCGGCCGCCGCTCTCGTTCATCACCAGGTCGGCGAAGTAGCGGAAGGCGTTGGTCACGTCGTCGACGTCGACGCGGCCCTCCTCCAGGGTCTTGCCGGTGTCGCGGCTCTCGGTGATCGCGATCTCCTCGCGGTCCCGCTGGAGCAGGTCGGCGACCCGGCGCAGGAGCCCGGCGCGCTCGGCGACGGGCCTGTGCGGCCAGGGGCCGTCGTCGAAGGCGCGGCGGGCCGCCGCGATCGCCGCGTCGGCGTCCTCGGCACCGCCTTCGGCGACGCGTGCGAGCACGGTGGCGTCGGCGGGGTCGAGGATCTCGCGCGTCGCGCCGGAGAGGGCGGGGCGCCAGGTGCCGTCGATGTGCACGGTCTCCAGCACCGCGTCGTGCGGGGCTGCCGGGCGGGGAACCGACGAGTGGGGAGCCGACATGAAGTGGTCTGCCTTCCGTGCCTGGATTGCTCCGCACCGGTCCGGCCGAGCACTGTTACGCGTCGGCGGCCAGGGTCAGGCCACACCAGCAGCCGGGACACCTGTCCAGACCGCCGAGATGTATGCCGAAAAGTTCACTCTGAGTGATGCGGCTCACTCGGAGCACGGA from Streptomyces sp. B1I3 includes:
- a CDS encoding aldehyde dehydrogenase family protein, producing the protein MSAPHSSVPRPAAPHDAVLETVHIDGTWRPALSGATREILDPADATVLARVAEGGAEDADAAIAAARRAFDDGPWPHRPVAERAGLLRRVADLLQRDREEIAITESRDTGKTLEEGRVDVDDVTNAFRYFADLVMNESGGRVVDAGDPDVHSIVVHEPVGVCALIAPWNYPLLQASWKIAPALAAGNTFVLKPSEVTPLSTVHLMRLLAEAGLPDGAANLVTGAGDPVGARLSAHPDVDLVSFTGGLASGTKVAQAAAPTVKKVALELGGKNPNVVFADACATEDGFDTAVDQALNAAFFHSGQVCSAGARLIIEESVRDRFVTELARRADAIRLGRGTVDGVECGPLVSAQQLAKVEAYVASAREEGAVVRSGGSRPEPSDIRPASGYFYRPTVLDGCHREMKVVREETFGPILTVETFRSEEEAVTLANDTDYGLAGAVWTTDAGRARRVAGRLRHGTVWINDYHPYLPQAEWGGFGKSGTGRELGPTGLAEYRESKHIYQNLNPRPQRWFAG